From one Brevibacterium sp. 'Marine' genomic stretch:
- a CDS encoding RNA polymerase sigma factor, giving the protein MPRVDKESTTVTEKSEGTAGTTSTGGSKTTAASKSTAKKTTAAGTKKSATAKSTTAKSAAAKTEAAASKKTTAAKKTTAAKSTAAAKTTTTESTAAKEATKATKAKKADDVIDTTEEVEPAADALATEESPAEATETKNSEEKEKNAAVAEAGGFIVSDADEEDAPAQQVVSAGATADPVKDYLKQIGKVALLNAAEEVDLAKRIEAGMYAEHLLDGGEVTEPRETMDYKWIIHDGRIAKNHLLEANLRLVVSLAKRYTGRGMLFLDLIQEGNLGLIRAVEKFDYTKGFKFSTYATWWIRQAITRAMADQARTIRIPVHMVEVINKLARVQRQMLQDLGREPTPEELAKELDMTPERVVEVQKYGREPISLHTPLGEDGDSEFGDLIEDSEAVVPSDSVSFTLLQEQLHSVLDTLSEREAGVVSMRFGLNDGQPKTLDEIGKVYGVTRERIRQIESKTMAKLRHPSRSQVLRDYLD; this is encoded by the coding sequence GTGCCCAGAGTCGACAAGGAATCCACAACGGTGACGGAGAAGTCGGAGGGAACGGCCGGCACGACCTCGACCGGTGGATCCAAGACCACTGCGGCGTCGAAGTCCACTGCGAAGAAGACGACCGCTGCCGGAACCAAGAAGTCCGCGACCGCGAAGTCGACGACCGCGAAGTCGGCTGCCGCAAAGACCGAGGCAGCTGCGTCGAAGAAGACGACTGCTGCGAAGAAGACGACCGCAGCGAAATCGACGGCTGCGGCGAAGACGACCACGACGGAGTCCACCGCCGCCAAGGAAGCCACGAAGGCGACCAAGGCGAAGAAGGCCGACGACGTCATCGACACCACCGAGGAAGTCGAACCGGCCGCGGACGCTCTGGCTACAGAGGAGAGCCCCGCCGAGGCGACCGAGACGAAGAACTCGGAAGAGAAGGAGAAGAACGCCGCCGTGGCCGAGGCCGGAGGCTTCATCGTCTCCGACGCCGACGAAGAGGATGCGCCTGCCCAGCAGGTCGTCTCCGCCGGTGCGACCGCGGACCCGGTCAAGGACTACCTCAAGCAGATCGGCAAGGTGGCGCTGCTCAACGCCGCCGAGGAGGTCGACCTCGCCAAGCGCATCGAGGCCGGAATGTACGCCGAGCACCTGCTCGACGGCGGAGAGGTGACCGAACCTCGCGAGACGATGGACTACAAGTGGATCATCCATGACGGTCGCATCGCGAAGAACCACCTGTTGGAAGCCAACCTCCGCCTCGTCGTGTCCCTGGCCAAGCGCTACACCGGCCGCGGCATGCTCTTCCTCGACCTCATCCAGGAGGGCAACCTCGGCCTCATCCGCGCCGTCGAGAAGTTCGACTACACGAAGGGCTTCAAGTTCTCGACCTACGCCACGTGGTGGATCCGCCAGGCCATCACCCGTGCGATGGCCGACCAGGCGCGGACGATCCGCATCCCGGTGCACATGGTCGAGGTCATCAACAAGCTCGCCCGTGTGCAGCGCCAGATGCTGCAGGACCTCGGTCGCGAACCGACCCCGGAAGAGCTCGCGAAGGAACTCGACATGACACCCGAACGTGTCGTCGAGGTCCAGAAGTACGGCCGCGAACCCATCTCACTGCACACCCCGCTGGGTGAAGACGGCGACTCGGAGTTCGGTGACCTCATCGAGGACTCCGAAGCCGTTGTGCCCTCGGACTCGGTGAGCTTCACCCTCCTCCAGGAGCAGCTGCACTCCGTGCTCGATACGCTCTCGGAACGTGAGGCAGGAGTGGTGTCCATGCGCTTCGGACTCAATGACGGGCAGCCGAAGACCCTCGACGAGATCGGCAAGGTCTACGGCGTCACCCGTGAGCGCATCCGCCAGATAGAGTCGAAGACGATGGCCAAGCTGCGCCACCCGTCCCGCTCGCAGGTGCTGCGCGACTACCTGGACTGA